One stretch of Narcine bancroftii isolate sNarBan1 chromosome 8, sNarBan1.hap1, whole genome shotgun sequence DNA includes these proteins:
- the LOC138741175 gene encoding G protein-activated inward rectifier potassium channel 3-like isoform X2, whose product MTTTATSCSMELHSDNVAYSYRRISSLTTKHKENKKHRNSIPPAQTPKGKHMLAYLPRLVMDTGQYGRFSVESETKLIPTLEETSPSPRCKDFTVSGRTSVISNLGCKGCETHTTRCSSALLHNSMSDVNWQPPAPISTVKPRLSVATNVDELSRYCRILPRETMLQDINSKWCSAHADTLPNLPNHGCNIRPSTRNVLSVPTPKQRCKLIDDTRQLFNNSNQQKRQRYVMKDGRCQVNLGVIEEKQKFLVDIFTTIVDLKYRWFLFFFMMCYLLTWMLFGFFYFLDAYFRDDLNHVGDVDWKPCLNNVDGFISALLLSIESQRTIGYGTRMVTSNCTEGVILLIAQCIVGSMTDAMMVGCVFVKISRPKKRAETLKFSKNAVVSPRDESLCLMFRVGDLRESHMVDAKLRAKLIKSRQTKEGEFIPLEQTEINLGYDTGKDRLFLVEPQTISHTINDSSPFWEMSADSLRREQFEVIVILEGIVESTGMTCQARTSYKEDEILWGYRFESCISLEKGAFRVDYNKFDKTFEVQMPPGSAKDIQEAKEIETNYLSTISLYCENINNSCAKEQGHNLTGNDNVAEESNVEV is encoded by the exons ATGACAACTACCGCAACGAGCTGCAGCATGGAATTGCACAGTGACAATGTTGCCTATTCTTATCGTCGCATCAGTTCATTGACAACCAAACACAAGGAGAACAAAAAACATCGGAACTCCATACCTCCAGCTCAGACACCAAAGGGAAAGCACATGTTGGCATATCTCCCAAGGCTTGTGATGGACACAGGCCAATATGGAAGATTTTCAGTCGAG TCAGAAACTAAGTTGATACCCACATTAGAAGAAACGTCACCATCCCCACGATGCAAGGATTTTACAGTTTCTGGGAGAACGAGTGTCATTTCAAACCTGGGCTGCAAGGGCTGTGAAACACATACAACCAGATGTTCTTCAGCACTCCTCCATAACTCCATGTCAGATGTAAATTGGCAACCACCTGCACCCATCTCAACTGTAAAGCCCAGATTAAGTGTAGCCACCAATGTGGATGAACTTTCAAGGTACTGTCGCATATTGCCCAGAGAAACAATGTTGCAAGATATTAATTCCAAGTGGTGCTCAGCACATGCTGACACCCTCCCCAACCTCCCAAATCATGGCTGCAATATACGACCATCAACAAGAAATGTCTTATCCGTCCCCACACCAAAGCAGCGGTGCAAACTGATAGATGACACCCGACAACTCTTCAATAATTCAAATCAACAGAAGCGACAGCGTTATGtaatgaaagatggcagatgccaAGTGAATCTTGGTGTCATTGAAGAAAAACAAAAGTTCCTGGTTGATATTTTCACTACAATAGTAGACCTGAAGTATCGATGGTTTCTCTTTTTCTTCATGATGTGTTACCTCTTGACTTGGATGCTCTTTGGATTTTTTTACTTCTTGGATGCTTACTTTAGAGATGACCTCAACCATGTGGGGGATGTTGATTGGAAACCTTGCTTAAATAACGTGGATGGCTTCATCTCTGCCTTACTGTTATCTATTGAAAGTCAAAGAACAATTGGTTATGGCACCCGCATGGTGACTTCAAATTGTACAGAAGGGGTTATTTTACTCATTGCTCAGTGCATTGTTGGTTCCATGACTGATGCCATGATGGTTGGTTGTGTGTTTGTGAAGATCTCACGGCCCAAGAAGCGAGCTGAGACTCTGAAATTCAGCAAAAATGCCGTGGTATCACCCAGGGATGAGAGCCTTTGCTTGATGTTCAGAGTTGGTGACCTGAGGGAAAGTCACATGGTTGATGCAAAGCTAAGAGCCAAACTCATTAAATCTAGACAAACGAAAGAAGGTGAATTCATACCTCTTGAGCAGACAGAAATTAACCTTGGTTATGACACAGGGAAAGACCGACTCTTCTTGGTGGAACCACAAACCATAAGCCACACTATTAATGATAGCAGCCCTTTCTGGGAAATGTCTGCTGACTCCCTAAGAAGAGAACAGTTTGAAGTTATTGTGATATTGGAAGGCATTGTTGAATCTACAG GAATGACCTGCCAAGCTAGGACATCCTACAAAGAAGATGAGATTCTTTGGGGTTATCGTTTTGAGTCTTGCATCTCCTTGGAGAAAGGCGCGTTCCGAGTTGACTATAACAAATTTGACAAGACATTCGAGGTCCAGATGCCACCAGGCAGTGCAAAGGATATACAGGAGGCAAAAGAAATAGAGACAAATTACCTGTCCACAATCAGTCTATACTGTGAAAACATAAATAATTCCTGTGCCAAAGAACAGGGCCATAATTTGACAGGGAATGACAATGTCGCAGAAGAGAGTAATGTGGAAGTctga
- the LOC138741175 gene encoding G protein-activated inward rectifier potassium channel 3-like isoform X1, whose amino-acid sequence MVTMTTTATSCSMELHSDNVAYSYRRISSLTTKHKENKKHRNSIPPAQTPKGKHMLAYLPRLVMDTGQYGRFSVESETKLIPTLEETSPSPRCKDFTVSGRTSVISNLGCKGCETHTTRCSSALLHNSMSDVNWQPPAPISTVKPRLSVATNVDELSRYCRILPRETMLQDINSKWCSAHADTLPNLPNHGCNIRPSTRNVLSVPTPKQRCKLIDDTRQLFNNSNQQKRQRYVMKDGRCQVNLGVIEEKQKFLVDIFTTIVDLKYRWFLFFFMMCYLLTWMLFGFFYFLDAYFRDDLNHVGDVDWKPCLNNVDGFISALLLSIESQRTIGYGTRMVTSNCTEGVILLIAQCIVGSMTDAMMVGCVFVKISRPKKRAETLKFSKNAVVSPRDESLCLMFRVGDLRESHMVDAKLRAKLIKSRQTKEGEFIPLEQTEINLGYDTGKDRLFLVEPQTISHTINDSSPFWEMSADSLRREQFEVIVILEGIVESTGMTCQARTSYKEDEILWGYRFESCISLEKGAFRVDYNKFDKTFEVQMPPGSAKDIQEAKEIETNYLSTISLYCENINNSCAKEQGHNLTGNDNVAEESNVEV is encoded by the exons TCACCATGACAACTACCGCAACGAGCTGCAGCATGGAATTGCACAGTGACAATGTTGCCTATTCTTATCGTCGCATCAGTTCATTGACAACCAAACACAAGGAGAACAAAAAACATCGGAACTCCATACCTCCAGCTCAGACACCAAAGGGAAAGCACATGTTGGCATATCTCCCAAGGCTTGTGATGGACACAGGCCAATATGGAAGATTTTCAGTCGAG TCAGAAACTAAGTTGATACCCACATTAGAAGAAACGTCACCATCCCCACGATGCAAGGATTTTACAGTTTCTGGGAGAACGAGTGTCATTTCAAACCTGGGCTGCAAGGGCTGTGAAACACATACAACCAGATGTTCTTCAGCACTCCTCCATAACTCCATGTCAGATGTAAATTGGCAACCACCTGCACCCATCTCAACTGTAAAGCCCAGATTAAGTGTAGCCACCAATGTGGATGAACTTTCAAGGTACTGTCGCATATTGCCCAGAGAAACAATGTTGCAAGATATTAATTCCAAGTGGTGCTCAGCACATGCTGACACCCTCCCCAACCTCCCAAATCATGGCTGCAATATACGACCATCAACAAGAAATGTCTTATCCGTCCCCACACCAAAGCAGCGGTGCAAACTGATAGATGACACCCGACAACTCTTCAATAATTCAAATCAACAGAAGCGACAGCGTTATGtaatgaaagatggcagatgccaAGTGAATCTTGGTGTCATTGAAGAAAAACAAAAGTTCCTGGTTGATATTTTCACTACAATAGTAGACCTGAAGTATCGATGGTTTCTCTTTTTCTTCATGATGTGTTACCTCTTGACTTGGATGCTCTTTGGATTTTTTTACTTCTTGGATGCTTACTTTAGAGATGACCTCAACCATGTGGGGGATGTTGATTGGAAACCTTGCTTAAATAACGTGGATGGCTTCATCTCTGCCTTACTGTTATCTATTGAAAGTCAAAGAACAATTGGTTATGGCACCCGCATGGTGACTTCAAATTGTACAGAAGGGGTTATTTTACTCATTGCTCAGTGCATTGTTGGTTCCATGACTGATGCCATGATGGTTGGTTGTGTGTTTGTGAAGATCTCACGGCCCAAGAAGCGAGCTGAGACTCTGAAATTCAGCAAAAATGCCGTGGTATCACCCAGGGATGAGAGCCTTTGCTTGATGTTCAGAGTTGGTGACCTGAGGGAAAGTCACATGGTTGATGCAAAGCTAAGAGCCAAACTCATTAAATCTAGACAAACGAAAGAAGGTGAATTCATACCTCTTGAGCAGACAGAAATTAACCTTGGTTATGACACAGGGAAAGACCGACTCTTCTTGGTGGAACCACAAACCATAAGCCACACTATTAATGATAGCAGCCCTTTCTGGGAAATGTCTGCTGACTCCCTAAGAAGAGAACAGTTTGAAGTTATTGTGATATTGGAAGGCATTGTTGAATCTACAG GAATGACCTGCCAAGCTAGGACATCCTACAAAGAAGATGAGATTCTTTGGGGTTATCGTTTTGAGTCTTGCATCTCCTTGGAGAAAGGCGCGTTCCGAGTTGACTATAACAAATTTGACAAGACATTCGAGGTCCAGATGCCACCAGGCAGTGCAAAGGATATACAGGAGGCAAAAGAAATAGAGACAAATTACCTGTCCACAATCAGTCTATACTGTGAAAACATAAATAATTCCTGTGCCAAAGAACAGGGCCATAATTTGACAGGGAATGACAATGTCGCAGAAGAGAGTAATGTGGAAGTctga